A region of Rhizobium grahamii DNA encodes the following proteins:
- a CDS encoding DUF2177 family protein: MKTTLIAYAGSLATLLCLDAAWLGLIARTFYRDQLGDLMLPSPNLGIAALFYLFFAAAIVILAAQPAVQTNSVKVAMAYGLVLGLAAYGTYDITNLATLKNWPVAMTIVDLVWGGVLTAMSAAGGFLAARTLG, encoded by the coding sequence ATGAAAACGACGCTTATTGCCTATGCCGGTTCGCTCGCCACGCTGCTCTGCCTGGATGCGGCATGGCTCGGCTTGATCGCCCGGACGTTCTACCGCGATCAGCTCGGCGATCTGATGCTGCCTTCCCCGAACCTCGGGATAGCAGCACTTTTCTACCTGTTTTTTGCCGCGGCCATCGTCATTCTAGCGGCACAGCCGGCAGTTCAAACCAATTCGGTCAAGGTTGCCATGGCGTATGGACTTGTTCTCGGGCTGGCGGCCTACGGAACCTATGATATCACCAATCTTGCGACATTGAAAAACTGGCCTGTCGCGATGACAATCGTCGATCTCGTTTGGGGCGGGGTGCTGACGGCGATGTCGGCGGCCGGTGGTTTTCTGGCGGCGCGCACGCTCGGATAA